In the genome of Bremerella sp. P1, the window AAAGGACAGAACAACAGTCGAGCAGACGTTCGCGGCGCTTGTCGCTCTCGCCGCGAGTCTTGATGAGGAGCAGCAGCGGGCCGTCGAGGAGGGGTTGTCTCCCGAGGAAATGGCGATCTTCGACCTTCTCAAACGAGACACTCTGACGAAAGGAGACCGGGAGAGAGTAAAGCAGGCCAGTAAAGCGTTGCTTCTGAGTATTCGCGACCTCTTGGCACCGATGGACCTTTGGACTCGAAATGCACAGACACAGGCCGAAGTCCAGACTTCGATTCTTGATTGGTTGTACGAAACCTTGCCGCAACCGCCCTTCACTGAAAAAGACACGAGCGATCTGGCGGAGCGGCTATATGAACATGTGTGGCAACAGAGTGAGGCGGGTATTTTGACTTCGGGCCCCACCCAATCATGACACGTACCGTTAACAAATTTGGCAAGATACTTCGCGCTCGCAGGCTCGAAATGAAGTTTAGTCTGCGCACATTCGCCAAGATGTCGGGCGTAAGCCCCACGTATCTCTCCCAGGTGGAACAAGGCAATGTGGATCCGCCTACGGCGGAGCGGGTTTCTCGGATGGCCGAGCTTTTGGAAGCGAACGTTGACGAGTGGATCTCGCTGGCCGGACGTGTCCCTGAAGATTTGCCGGAGATTATCCAGAGGAACCCGACCGCGATGCCGGAGCTGCTCCGCGAGGCAAATGGTCTGACTGCCGAGCAGTTGAAGAAGTTGATCGAAGGTGCACGCAAGATGAAGGAAAAGAAGGGGTAGAGCCGATGCCGCGACGCGCGAGTACGACGCGGAAGGAGCCGTATTTCACCAAGCAGCAACTCGAGGATGAAGCTAACTGCCTGCTGCACAAGTATGGCGAGGAACATGATCGCGTCGTTGAGCCGCCCGTGCCGATCGACGACATCGTCGAACTTCACCTCGGGCTGACCTTCGAGTTCAAGGACATGCAGGCGCTGTTCGGCGTCGCGGATGTCCACGGTGCGTTGTGGGTTAATGACCGGATCGTC includes:
- a CDS encoding helix-turn-helix domain-containing protein, encoding MTRTVNKFGKILRARRLEMKFSLRTFAKMSGVSPTYLSQVEQGNVDPPTAERVSRMAELLEANVDEWISLAGRVPEDLPEIIQRNPTAMPELLREANGLTAEQLKKLIEGARKMKEKKG